From a single Candidatus Omnitrophota bacterium genomic region:
- a CDS encoding fumarylacetoacetate hydrolase family protein: MRLIRFEHDNSILEGILTPSGDTATVISAGRKVEYQLDDVTLLPPSAPSKIVCVGLNYRDHAEELNMEIPREPVIFIKPATAVIGPGGTIIYEGEGEVHYEGELAFVIGRGSRHVRAGAAYDHISGFSCFNDVTARGLQKKDVQWTRAKSFDTFAPFGPWIETELDPSDLGIRTYLNGNVVQSSRTSRMIFSVPEILEFISGIMTLMPGDVIATGTPPGVGPMGSGDKVKVEIDGIGELVNIRG, from the coding sequence ATGAGGTTGATCAGATTTGAACATGATAATTCGATATTAGAGGGCATATTGACCCCTTCCGGAGATACGGCCACAGTTATAAGCGCCGGCCGTAAGGTCGAATACCAGCTCGATGATGTTACGCTTCTTCCTCCGTCAGCCCCTTCCAAGATAGTATGTGTGGGCCTGAATTACAGGGATCACGCGGAAGAGCTGAACATGGAAATACCGCGGGAACCGGTAATATTCATTAAGCCGGCGACGGCTGTAATAGGACCGGGTGGGACCATAATATATGAAGGCGAGGGAGAGGTCCATTATGAGGGAGAACTGGCGTTCGTTATCGGCAGGGGATCCAGGCATGTAAGGGCCGGAGCGGCATATGATCATATCAGTGGATTTTCCTGTTTTAATGACGTTACCGCCCGCGGGTTGCAGAAAAAGGATGTGCAGTGGACAAGGGCGAAATCCTTTGATACTTTCGCTCCTTTCGGTCCGTGGATCGAGACAGAACTCGACCCGTCAGATCTCGGGATACGGACATATCTGAACGGGAACGTCGTCCAATCCTCCCGAACGTCCCGGATGATCTTCAGTGTCCCGGAAATACTGGAGTTCATAAGCGGGATAATGACACTTATGCCTGGAGATGTCATCGCGACAGGCACACCTCCGGGGGTGGGCCCAATGGGGTCTGGGGACAAGGTAAAGGTAGAGATCGACGGTATCGGCGAGCTTGTTAATATAAGAGGCTAG
- the dtd gene encoding D-aminoacyl-tRNA deacylase, whose translation MKIVVQRVTRARVVSEPGKEEKIGKGMLLLVGVAVGDTLEDAGRMAAKISKLRIFEDEAGKMNLDILRAGGEILSVPQFTLLGSLEDGNRPAFDGAEEPARAMALWEYFNEVLRGRGLTVKTGSFGKKMCVGLENDGPVTFVLDTAI comes from the coding sequence ATGAAGATCGTTGTACAAAGGGTAACCCGGGCCAGAGTAGTGTCTGAACCCGGGAAAGAAGAGAAAATAGGCAAGGGCATGCTTCTCCTGGTAGGGGTGGCTGTCGGCGATACGCTGGAAGATGCCGGCAGGATGGCCGCCAAGATATCCAAGTTAAGGATATTCGAGGACGAAGCCGGCAAAATGAACCTGGACATACTTCGCGCGGGGGGTGAGATCCTCAGCGTACCGCAATTTACCTTATTGGGATCCCTGGAGGACGGCAACAGGCCGGCATTTGATGGCGCCGAGGAACCGGCGAGGGCCATGGCGTTATGGGAGTATTTCAATGAGGTCCTTCGGGGCCGAGGGCTGACGGTAAAGACGGGATCCTTTGGGAAAAAGATGTGTGTGGGGCTGGAGAATGACGGCCCGGTCACTTTTGTTCTGGATACCGCGATATGA
- a CDS encoding cupin domain-containing protein produces the protein MRINVERPDKKTLESMGIKEWPIWTKEPSRFDWSYDQKEVCYILEGRAKVTPDGGSPAEFGPGDLVTFPEGMQCVWDISEKIKKHYRFGS, from the coding sequence ATGCGTATAAACGTGGAAAGGCCTGACAAAAAAACACTTGAAAGTATGGGTATTAAAGAATGGCCCATATGGACGAAAGAACCCTCCCGGTTTGATTGGTCCTATGACCAGAAAGAGGTCTGTTACATACTTGAAGGCAGGGCTAAGGTGACACCTGATGGTGGTTCTCCCGCGGAGTTCGGCCCGGGAGACCTGGTCACTTTTCCCGAAGGGATGCAATGTGTATGGGATATAAGCGAAAAGATAAAAAAACATTACAGGTTCGGCTCATGA
- a CDS encoding 6-phosphofructokinase — translation MKKIGIITSGGDCGGLNAVIKGAAGMGNALGIKTYVVPNGYAGLYNLVDFEKLTELTSERLDLINANDAGSEAGHSRVKVKKIKDEGKYDRIKEGMKKFQLDGLVISGGDDSGSVMVDLHTNGVNCVHVPKTMDLDLQTYSVGGDSTINKIAVYADELKTTGRTHNRIIVMEVFGRYAGHTAFRGGVAGDVDAVLIPEIPVDFDILYKHVKERFYSRVHVSDVNAVTYLIVVAEGLRNASGAEIVDESAGVDSFGHKKLAGAAKYVCQELTKRFKADTSVKKIMEETHMYVEDIYTIPEVRSVAPGHLVRCGRSSAYDVNFGKEVGAAAVQLMVNGITGVTVAGVRGKEIRYMQAKKAIEQRHVDLDQVKIFEGLGICFGRPSEQYKPEFKEQDSGPERYM, via the coding sequence ATTAAGAAGATCGGGATCATAACCAGCGGAGGGGATTGCGGGGGGCTTAACGCTGTTATCAAGGGTGCCGCGGGCATGGGAAATGCCCTGGGGATCAAGACCTATGTGGTGCCGAACGGGTACGCGGGATTGTATAACCTGGTGGATTTCGAAAAACTTACCGAGTTGACGTCGGAACGGCTTGACCTGATAAACGCCAACGACGCGGGGTCCGAGGCCGGACATTCGCGTGTGAAGGTGAAGAAGATCAAGGATGAAGGCAAATATGACCGTATAAAGGAAGGAATGAAGAAATTCCAGCTGGATGGCCTTGTCATCAGCGGAGGGGATGATTCCGGTAGTGTCATGGTGGACCTCCATACGAATGGTGTCAACTGTGTACATGTGCCGAAGACCATGGACCTTGACCTCCAGACGTATTCGGTGGGTGGTGATTCGACCATCAATAAAATAGCCGTTTATGCCGATGAACTCAAGACCACCGGCCGTACACATAACAGGATAATCGTCATGGAGGTGTTCGGGCGATATGCCGGGCATACCGCGTTCAGGGGTGGCGTGGCGGGAGATGTCGACGCGGTACTTATCCCGGAAATACCCGTGGACTTCGATATCCTGTACAAGCATGTAAAAGAAAGGTTCTATAGCCGTGTGCATGTAAGTGACGTCAATGCCGTGACATATCTTATAGTCGTGGCGGAAGGGCTCCGGAACGCTAGCGGGGCTGAGATCGTGGATGAATCCGCCGGGGTGGACTCGTTCGGGCATAAAAAACTCGCCGGTGCCGCCAAATACGTTTGTCAGGAACTTACGAAGAGGTTCAAGGCGGACACAAGTGTAAAGAAGATAATGGAAGAGACGCATATGTACGTGGAAGATATTTATACCATACCGGAAGTGCGTTCTGTCGCGCCGGGACATCTTGTCCGTTGCGGTCGCAGCTCCGCGTATGATGTTAATTTTGGCAAGGAGGTCGGCGCGGCGGCGGTCCAACTCATGGTTAACGGGATCACCGGTGTCACCGTGGCCGGAGTGAGGGGGAAAGAAATACGTTATATGCAGGCGAAAAAAGCCATTGAACAACGTCATGTCGACCTGGACCAGGTGAAGATATTCGAGGGGCTGGGGATCTGTTTCGGACGACCCTCGGAACAATATAAACCGGAATTCAAGGAACAGGATAGCGGGCCAGAGCGTTATATGTAA
- a CDS encoding DUF296 domain-containing protein: MEYREAKVGRVIIVRFDNGDPLLRGIEEIARKENISFATVTLLGALASARMVTGPEDGAIPPKPIMYDFEEPREVLGSGTIIRSGVSHKVHLHISAGREGGGTTGCLRSGDKVFITVEAVITEVVGPDVSKGFDEGSGCNILRFNGPGAS, from the coding sequence ATGGAGTATCGCGAAGCAAAAGTAGGGAGGGTCATCATTGTCAGGTTTGACAATGGTGACCCTCTTTTGCGTGGGATCGAGGAGATAGCGCGCAAGGAGAACATTTCGTTCGCTACGGTCACGCTTCTTGGCGCCCTGGCATCCGCTCGTATGGTGACGGGCCCTGAGGACGGGGCTATCCCGCCTAAACCCATTATGTATGATTTCGAAGAGCCAAGGGAAGTTCTTGGATCGGGGACGATAATCAGGTCAGGGGTGTCTCACAAGGTACATCTACATATTTCCGCGGGGAGGGAAGGAGGCGGAACCACCGGGTGCCTGCGTTCCGGGGATAAGGTATTTATAACTGTAGAGGCCGTTATAACTGAGGTCGTCGGGCCGGATGTCTCAAAAGGGTTCGATGAGGGAAGCGGATGTAATATACTTCGTTTTAACGGTCCGGGAGCCTCATAG